The window AAGGGAGGTTCCAACTCTGGATGATCGATGTAGTTCGCAAAGATATGACTCAGAAGATGGTTTACTGTAAGCAAGGGAATCTGTAAACTCCAGGCCAGACTCTTTGCAAAAGCGAGACCCACTATCAAAGAACCAATCAAACCGGGATTGATGGAAACGGCAATTGCAGAGATATCCTGAAGAGTTACACCCGCTTTCTGCAAGGACAATTCGCTGAGCTGCATAATGTTCTTCATATGCAAACGGGAGGCAAGCTCTGGTAAGACACCTCCAAATTCCAGATGTTCAGGTTGCCCTGATATTAGGTTTGAATACACTTTATAATCGGTATCCAAAATTGCCACAGATGTATCGTCGCAAGAGGATTCAAAGGCCAGAATCAGATTCATCTGCGTTTGCGAACCATATCGGGAGTGATGGCGATCACCTGAATATCATCAGGTAAGACAAGATTAACTTTGTATAGGCCGTTCTCGTCTGCCTCCTCGCTTACTTCTGCTTTTATCTGTTCGATTGTCAATCTGTCCAATGCTGCTCCGGAACCGGATACTTTCACGGCTATCATGGAAGGTATATAGTTCCTACTCAAAGCGATATTGGGAAATACCTTACTGCTCTCTTGAGCTCCAGAGATGCTTAACAATACGGTTTTAACCGATGCGCTGATGTCAGTATCCGGAATCTGCAATTCCAGATATTGCCTTGCCTCGGAGAGCATTTCCAGAGTGATGGCTCTGCTTTGAATCTTTGAGATGCTGTTTATACGGCTTTTAGGACCGAATATGGTCACCTTGGAAGGATTTAAAGTATAGCGTAGTTCCTTCATTCGTTCTTTACTGGCTTCATCTGCAAAGTTGAGCTCAATACCTACGGTTTTCTGATGGAACACATCGGCTTGAATGGCCAATTGATCTGTTTCTGCTGGCCCCAGGAGGTTCACATTGATGTTCTCAGGCATGTCGATGGCATAGTTTTGCAAAGAGAGAAGCTCGGTATTTGGAGTAATTTCACCGGCATCGATGTTTACTCTGGGTTTGGCCATCATCAAGCGGATAATATCCAGGCCTTTGCCTTTCACTTCGAAGGGGATGTGTTGTGGCAAGTTTTCCAGAGTGATGTTTTGGGGCATGTTTCTTAAGTTTACTGGTAAAGATACTATGCTACGGTGTTCAGATACCAATACGGATTGTAGCCAGATCAAAATTGCC is drawn from Candidatus Cloacimonadota bacterium and contains these coding sequences:
- a CDS encoding CdaR family protein, yielding MLKDNLGLRLFALLLAILIWLQSVLVSEHRSIVSLPVNLRNMPQNITLENLPQHIPFEVKGKGLDIIRLMMAKPRVNIDAGEITPNTELLSLQNYAIDMPENINVNLLGPAETDQLAIQADVFHQKTVGIELNFADEASKERMKELRYTLNPSKVTIFGPKSRINSISKIQSRAITLEMLSEARQYLELQIPDTDISASVKTVLLSISGAQESSKVFPNIALSRNYIPSMIAVKVSGSGAALDRLTIEQIKAEVSEEADENGLYKVNLVLPDDIQVIAITPDMVRKRR